TCTGCGTGGATGCACAaatatgcatgcgcacagaCTGCGCGGCACTTTTCACGAGCCAAACAGAAAAAACCTGCGCAAcagcccttcgccgcggagctgctCCTCACGAGGCAAGATCTGGACGACGTTCTGTCTGTAGCTGGGCCCGAGgttcgcatgcagcggaTTGCCCTCGAGGTACAGCGTGCGCAGAGCCGCAACTGGCTTGAGGTCTTTGACTGCTTCCAGGCTCGCGATGGCGTTGTCGTTCATCTGCAAGCAAGGCGAGATACAGAGCCCCTATACAATCAGAATCCAAAGGCCGACACGGCGTGTGACGTGTGTTCATGTGAGCCACTACAAGTCGGTCTGCactccctctccgcgcgcctttgCGCTGGTAGACAAACAAAAAAACGGTGAAGAGCtacgaagaggcggcggggcaGAGCAGCGAGATTGGCATGCAAAAGACTCCAGCGGGAGCGCCGCCATTGCGCTCTACGCATCAACCAAGATTCATGCGTATACAAGCaaatacacatatgtatatatattttcgtacagatatatacatggATCTATATGCATATAAATGTTGTGCCGGGCCCTGTAGGCAGCCGCCACCGGTCGAAGCGCCCTCCCTCGTTGGATAAACGACAGAGACGTTCCAGACTTCGGTACTCGCAGGGTAGGCGGCCCTGTCCCAGCCTTCCTCACCCAAAGTTCTTCCAGTCCCTCGAGCTGCGCAAGTGCGCGAATATCGTCCACAGCGTTCGCCGCCAGGTCAAGAATTTTCAGTTTTTTCTGCACATGCGCAGGGTGAGAACGCAGAGCGCAGCACTGAcccgcgtcctgcgcgtgACAACCGAACGAAATTCAAGCGTCGCtacgcgcggagacacgcgtttagcatatatacatatacatacataaaaatatagatatatccatatatatatatatatatatgtgggaaggagagaagagaggcggaggcagaggtgGACGACAGCCACCGCTACATACTttcatacatatacataacTAGAAttcagatatatatatttatatacacaaatatatCCGTGTGTGCGATTGAAGTCCCCGAGAAGCCGGCGACTAATGGCTGCGGACGTGCCCGGTCACGAAGGGCGATGCGTAGCCGAATCGAAGACGAGAGCAAAAGACAGCAGTCTCCGTTGGTCGCCAACACATACACCCTTTActtgcgcctgcagcgatgCACGAAACGTGCACGTAAACACTAGAAtatgaaaaaaaaaaacgcagaaacGTGTCAATGTGAAGCGGTTGGGCTGGCGTGTCTCTTACAAGCTGACCAATGGCTTCAGGGACGGCGCCTGAGAGACGGTTGTGAGAGAGATAGAGTTCTTCCAAGTTCGGGCAGTTGGCGAAGAGCGAAGCGTCCCAGGCAGTCAGGCGATTCGACTGGATGCTAAGTCTCTGCAGCTTTAGCAGCGACGGCAACTTCTgaaacagaaagaaaaaaaaaagcggcGACATCCACGCCCATGAGCAGCTCGTCTACACACAGAGAGACTGTGCCGGTGCACACGCACGACGCCGCCAGAAGGACGCAGGAAAAAAGATATGCGGTCTTTTAAAAGCTGGTCGTGTGCGCAACTTGGGAGCTCTATGTCGCTAAGAAAGCTTTGAGCCGCAGCGCACCGAAGTCTTTCTGGCGACCCCGCCTCACCATTTCGGTGATTTTATTCTTCCCTAGCCAAAGCTCCTTAAGGTCCTTGAGCGCCGCGATGCCGGCAATTTTCCTGATGCGGTTGCTCCCCAGCTCGAGCAGCTCGAGCTTCGTCAGAGTCTCCAGGCCCTCAATCTAAAAAAGGACAAAAAGGGCAGTCATACACGCAGCTCAGGCGATCTTCAGATCCagccggcgctgcagactccCATACgacgaaaagaagagaacggAAATGCTTTGACTCAACTCCTGTCTACCTCCGCACTGTGCggtcttctcttcttccccgagGCGACTCATGGATCGCCTCAGCGCGCCGTGGGCATCAGACGCAGTTCAATTCAATTTcatttcgtttttttctctctcacAACTTCAATTCGATTGCTCGAGAGGTACAGCTTGACTAGGTTCACGAGCCTGTCAAGGTTCTCGACTTTTCGAATCTTGTTGAAGGAGAGATCCAAAAGACTGAAGAAGACAgcaggagagaggacagagacgacgaggcaaTGAGCTCGCGAGCGGCCCTCGCGGCTCGACGCGACGGAATGGAATCCACACAACACGAGACGCATACGCATTTAACCATTCGCATCTGGTCCCCTTAAAAAAGAGATACGGTtgtgccgctgcgcgccctcgaaAGCTCGACCATACCGCACAGCGCCTTGCAGCACAcatccacatatatatatccacatacatatatacatacacacattcCTACATACATGATGCGTGCATACGTACCTGCATACATAcgtgtgcatatatacaatatacatatacgttGCCGTGCCATGTATACATGAGGCGCTGATCGCCAGAGGGAGAAGACTGACTCTTCCAAACACGCGTGCACACAGGCGTGCGGGCGCTGATGAGGCCGCGACaactgcgcatgcagggggAAAACCAGTTTTCCGCTCACGTGAGGCCCTTCAGCATCGACAAATTCTCGATTTTCCTGACGCGGTTCTGGTAAAGCTCGAGCTCCTGCAGCTCGGGCACGACTTGGAGGTTTTCGATTTTTTCAATGTCGTTGGCATTCAGGGCCAGAGTCTGTTGAGAACGTTCGCCAGCAGACACGCACACTCGCCCTGACAAAACCGagatgcagcagccgccagaTCACAGCCACGGAGCTGCACAtccatatatgtatgtgttaTGGAAATAGGTATACATGCAGCCGTgttgcgtctgcgtctctgctgtatacagatacagatatagatacGGGTACAAACAAAGATATACCAGCGGCTATGAAAATGGCTTCCCTAAACGACCAGGCGCCGCATTTGCTCTCGTGAGGTAGTGCTTTGAGCCTGGGGTTCCTGTCGCATCGAGAACTTGACATCCGCACTCGAAGTTTTTCTCACCTTGAGGTGGGGGCACCTGTCGAGGTTCTCGATCTTGTGGATTCGAGAAGTCTGGAAGTTCAGCGCTTCGTCTGTCGGGTGAATCTCGAGCTCGACTCCCAGGCGAAGGTACGTCACCGGCGCGTTCTCGtgctctgcttcgctgcttGAACCGCCAGAGCTCTCGCGGTCGAGTTCTTGGAAAAAAACCCAGAAACAAGCTTTCACCGTATTCGCAGCAGCACACAAGCAAGCCTGCAGCCTGCAACTGCAtccacatatatagatatacgtacatatgtgtatatttgtgcatgcgcagagctACGTAGTGAAATGCGCTAGCCTCCCCTTCACTTTCCCTCATTTTCTTAAAGACAACGCGGCTCAAcctgtatgcatgtgtgcatTCGCCGGCGCGGTCCCTCGGTGGACGCGTTCTCGATTTGAGCTGTTTCTTCCTCGTCAGTGTTGGCGAGGTCCTAGTTCCTTTTGATCAAAGAGTCAGGTTCCTCTACTACAGAGCGTGTGACACAaccgtctcttctctcctcgcctgtTTCTCAGATGCATGTAACACTGCGTCTTTACGACTTGACCTCTTCAATTGCATCACTAGctgagagacaggcgcgtgCACTCGCCGCCGGCTACGACCgagttttcttctccgctgcttgCCGAGCATCTGCGCACCTTTCGGACTCTCGCCCGCTGCTGGGGAGCCGCAAAGTGGAGGACCTGACGACATTTTCTCGTTAGAGAAGGGAAACGAAAAGCGTGCGCGCGTCGGCACACCGTCAGCGAGGCCCTGCGGAAGTGCCGCTGGCGAGGCGGGGAaagcaggaggaagagacgAAAAGGTGGGCGAGTGTAGCAAGAAAACACAACGCCAGAGAGCAAAAGGAAAAGAAATAGAGGAGCGGAGCAGGCTGAAGGCAAGAAATTGCGGCGGAAACGGCACGCAGCGAGACAGAAGCGGTAGGAAAAAAGGTCGAATCCCGTGAAGCGAGGAGCCACCGATGAacagggagagaagagaagccaAAGAAATACACACAGAGCTTTGAGAAGCGATCCCGCAGGTGCAAGGAATAGGAAggaagagggaagaaggaCTAAATCTTGGAACTGCACGCGAAAAAGTAGCCAATCGCGCTTTTCGCTCGTCAGACCGCGCGACAAAAAAGGCAACGCTGCCTGATGCCGCTCCAGGCTCTTCTTCTAAGGCCTTCCCGACGAAAAGCTACACCCTGCAGTGCACACACTCAAATATGTGGTTGAATACATTCGCCAATTCGCGAAAAGAGACCAGCGGACACGCACGCATGCAAGTGGAGTGGATATACAGCGCCCGACAGCTGCAAGATCGAAGCGCCCGGTTCACGCACGGTGCGCCATTGAGAATAATGACATCTAGGAGTGCACAAAACTGTCTGTGTCATCGAGTCAACCCGCATAAAGATACATTCAAGCTCGGAAGAGGGCAGAGGAGTACCTCTcacgtgcatgcgcggcgcgcgcgtgtcatATCTTAGAAAGCTGCACGGCCGGAGAAAAAAGTCCCTAGGCTCgatgcgctcgcgctcttACTCCGTCCGCGCAAAGACCGGTCTACGGTGTTTAATCTTCACCGGCAggtcttctctgtcttcggAAGCCCGTGTACTGCGGCTCTCGCAACGGCCACAGTCGTGCCTCAAGCCGCTTCGAGCTAACCTGGCAACAAAGTGTTACACGCCGGGGAGTCTGTGAAGCCtgacgcgaaaaaaacccTCGAATCCCAGCGTGGAACTGCAGACGTACGCCCTGTAGACGCCGCAGTTCCGCACACACTTCCTTCCTATGCGAAAAAAGCGAAGGAAATCGCGTCCAGGCTGGACAGACCAGCGGAGCGTTAGGCGGCGATCAGATTGCCTTAGGGCGCTTTTTTAGGTCGCTGAGCATCCTCCTCTTTCATGGAGGAACTGAACTGAAACCCAGAAGCCGAGTTGAGCCTCAGCAACTCCCGCAGCGTCTGTGCACAAGACTCCAGTGCCAAGATAAGCCTCGCTTATCGAGTCGAACCTGGCCTAGAGTCCACATGCAGCGCATACACACATGTAAATACCTATCTAcgcatacaaatatatatacgatatatatatatatatatacatgcatgtatggGCCACTCGTGAAATTCTTTCTGTCCCCCTCTACACGTCAGCACCCATACGCATAGTTTATAAGTGCGGACAACCGTATCTGCGATCATGTCCCTCGGGTGGACGCCAAGAAGGCGAGCAGAGGTCTAAGGGGAGAAAGGAACAACGAGTGACCGAATCAGATGCAGAGTGGCGGATGCACAACATCAGACTCTGGCTACGCGACTAAACCCAGTGCTGATTTAGAGTAGGTGAAATGAGATTCGCAGTGACAAGGAATCTCCTGTCCGCATGGCCCTATTTACTCGCATGGAGAGCAGCCCCATAATACGCAGACATACAACTCGTCCAGATGTGTGTTTCTACGGTTTTCTCCCTGCATTTCTGTGTATGCCTCTCTTTATGCTCGctcacgcaggcgagaaTCGAATTCGCATCCAttctcggcggcctccacaGCTGGAGTGTTTGCTACACATCCTGCGTGAcattctccttctccgcagcagttcgcggcgcgggctTTTTTCAAAGGGCAGCTGGGCGAGTGACTTGTTGCCTTCAGCTATGCAGCTATACGATACTCCAAACGCACGcaaatatatttatatgtatgtatatatataaatctCTATCAGTATGTATTCGTGCACGCATTTTGCTGTTAGCTTTGCTGAAACCTGAAGAGGAGAGGGGAGGGGTACCCTGTTCCTGCATGACTGGAAGCCTCTCTTTGCAAACCCTTCCTAGAGCCGCCAAAGCGTTCTCCTGTAtctgcctgccgcctcgtATCCGCAGGCCCTCTGTTGCATTTTTGGCGACACACATATCCGCAGATACGAATGCATGCAAGTGACAATATGGACAAACATAACATGCATGAAGCGGCTTCTGGCTTCTTCGTTTCAGCCTGGCAACTGCGTGCCTCGTCCGGACGCGCGACGCTTCGCCTCACGCATGAGGCGGCGCCAGACGAAAGCGTTTACGATCTAGAGAGCACTGACCACCAGTGCTACTGCGCGG
This DNA window, taken from Besnoitia besnoiti strain Bb-Ger1 chromosome III, whole genome shotgun sequence, encodes the following:
- a CDS encoding leucine-rich repeat protein LRR1 (encoded by transcript BESB_050570), with the protein product MSSGPPLCGSPAAGESPKELDRESSGGSSSEAEHENAPVTYLRLGVELEIHPTDEALNFQTSRIHKIENLDRCPHLKTLALNANDIEKIENLQVVPELQELELYQNRVRKIENLSMLKGLTLLDLSFNKIRKVENLDRLVNLVKLYLSSNRIEVIEGLETLTKLELLELGSNRIRKIAGIAALKDLKELWLGKNKITEMKLPSLLKLQRLSIQSNRLTAWDASLFANCPNLEELYLSHNRLSGAVPEAIGQLKKLKILDLAANAVDDIRALAQLEGLEELWMNDNAIASLEAVKDLKPVAALRTLYLEGNPLHANLGPSYRQNVVQILPQLQQLDALLLNEVVNVIQRPLSGKVGVRKPKSIMKHDE